The nucleotide sequence TTActctgttgttcttgttgtaaCTTTGATTGAACCTTCCCATTAGagtttaatcttaatcttaaattgagggggggggggcagagatgtAATATACCAACCTAAGGAGGGTCTCTCAGACTCTAAGGTGCTACACCAACCTTGATCTGGAGGAGTCCTTGTGTAGGAACCCTTTCAAACATGTACATGATGTCTGAAGAGGGAGTATCCGTGTCCTCTGTAAAGAGTGTGACACTAGATATGATCCTGGTTTCTCCTGGTTCCACTTCCAGTCCATTGTTCCTGAAGAACAGCAGAAGACAAGGCTcacctttcttttctccatccatcccaGTAATTCTGACCCTCAAACAGAAACCAACAGGACTAACAGGATGTTACTCTAACCTGATGATACGAGGCTCTTCGTCATTAACAGGCAGGACTTGGACCATCACTTGTCGGTGGACTTTGTGGTTCCCATCAGTCACCTGGATGGTAAAACTGTCCTCCATGTTCTCTGAGTCATCATGTTTGTACATCAGATCCATTCCTGAaagtcaagttttattttacatcctCTGAACTTAAATCAGCAGAGTTACACTGACCTGAACGTTCTCTCTGAGTGAAACCTGTCTACCATTAATgaggtctgtcatggtgaagtcTGTCACCGGGGACAGAGGACTGGCCTCTTGTCTTTTGTGGACCGTTTTTTTGTGGCTACGGTCGATGATGCTGCCATACTTTGGGGATGTGACCACAATGAAGAGCAGAACGTTCTCAGGGACGTCCAGATCCATCACGCTTAGAACCGAAGAATCCAGCTGCTTCATCTCCCCTTCTAGTACCTGATGACAGGAGGACATCACTGAGGTTTGGACACATAAGTCCTGATGGTGTCATCTGATTCATCCACACTTACTGTGATGTTGCGAGCCATAAACTCTGGAACCTCATCGTTTGTGGGGTTAATGATGATGTAGAAGGGCACGTGGGCGGAGCTGTGTTTGCCATCGCTGACACAGAGCATGAACTGGTCAGCTGTGGGCTCCATCCTCTGGTGTCTGGACTGCACATAGTTCACATGACCATCAATGATGTCTTTATATGAGAAGGAGGCTGGAGACAAAGAGTTCAGATAGACAATCACATTATTTTGGGTTCCACCTGTCTGGTGATGTCATTCATCACAATGCTCACCTATGCTGATGCCTGTGTTGCTTTTCTCAAAGCCAGGACTGGGCAGGACGTTCTCTATGTAGCCAAACTGGGGTGGAGAAACCAAACTGACCACCAGCTTGTACAAGACGGTGTCCACGTCAGAGGCCTTCAGATGGGACGCTGTGATGGGGGCTGTCCCACCTTCATCCACAGTGAACATGTCACctaaaacaacagcaaacaaaggGATCACGTTCTGAAACACGGGGGCAGGCCTACCCACGCTAACCAACActaaacagaaacacaaggtCAGGGATTGGAACTAAATATCAATGATTGGAACTAGATATCAATGATTGGAACTAGATATCAATGATTGGAACTAGATATCAATGACTGGAACTAGATATCAATGATTGGAACTAGATATCAATGAAATGTAGTTCCATTGATATGAACTAAGTGACTACTTGGGGCACCAACCACCAATACAGCCGGTTCCCTCAGCCGGTTCCCTCAGCCGGTTCCCTCAGCCGGTTCCCTCACCCACCTGCTGTCAGTGCCGGCGGCTGGCTGTCCACAGGGAACACGGTGATGTGGAGGTCGTACACAGGCAGACCATCCCGGAGTTCAGCCGTGCTGCTGGTCTTTCCTGAACTTTCGGTTTCACCATCAGAAATGACaaaggtgatgatgtcattgcgTGGAGTTAGTCCAATCTCCAGCCCTGAAACCACAATCCCTTGTTTAACACTTTCTATTAGGGTGTCCGTCTGTTAGCAGGCAGAAAACAACTGGAACTCTTTCATGAAACCCAATCCAGCAATAAGAAGAAGATCTGAATCCAGATCCACACCACATCTAAATGGATCTGAACCAGTCCACACACATAAGAACACATTCAGGTCTTTAAATCCTCTGATGACACAATCCACCTGAGCTGACCCTCCCACACCTGCTACTGTGTGGGCGTGGCCcacctgtgtgtctgtaggtgatGACCCCTGCAGACACGTCTGCCTGGATGAAGCGGTCGATGATGACACCACCTCGGAGCACCACCCCGTGATAGGGCTGCCGGGCGATGAGGAAGGACAGCGTGTTGTTGTCGCTGTCTGCGTCGGTGGCGTAGATGAACTCTGTGGTGATGACTACTTCCTGTCCCTCTGCACAGCTGAGAACTGGTTGTAAACCAGCAACAAGCACTGGGACCTCATCGTTGATGGGATTCACCTGTAGAGGGTATGATCGTCAGTTTGTAGTCCTCAAAGTTCCTCAAAGAAGATGATCCATTCCCTGATGAACCCATGATGTTCTCCAAACACAGACTTACCTTCACTTGGAGGACACAGGCTGCTGAATTTGTGCCGTCTGTTGTAAGAAATTCAATGTTGTCCACCAGCGTTTCTGAGCCGTCGTGATCGTACCTGATGGACAAAGGATAGAATCACTGTGTGCATCTCAGAACGGTTCAAAGTCACAAACGTTAAGAAATCAAAGCTGTTCagaacatcttcatcatcttgaAGATAGCAGTCACCATTCTCATGTGTACGAGGTAAAACTCATCCATATTAAGTAAAGAAACAAATCAGGCAGGATGTCCGACCTAACTTTAAGGCTTTTCAGGTCTTGCGCAGTAAAAGCTTGTCCTGGTTTTAGCAGGAGGCCCCCCCGGCTCAGAGACCCATGCTGGGGTTTCCTCTGAAGCTGAACCTGGAGATCTTCCTCCATGGAGTCCACATCTGCCAGCAGCAGGTTCTCAGAGCTGACCAGGACCCCCCCTCCTTCATCCACAGTTAGAGGGTTGGTGACCACCTGGAACAGAAACATCCCCCATTTGTTCTACGTCCCGTCATGAACAGGTAAGAATCCCGCTGGGACTCGTCTCCTGTCCACCTGTGGGGGCTGGTTGTCCACCGGCACCACCGTGATGTTGAAGCAGATCCCAGTAACAGTTTTGCCCAGGTGGTTGGTGACCGACAGAACAAACTGGATCTGTTGGGGGTAGGGGCCGATGTCCACCACCGGGGGCATGTAGGCTACCTTCATGAAGTTCACCGCGTGCTGAGAAGAGAAGCAGGCGCTGTGGTTCAGGTGTGACTGAAAGTTCCAGCGCTGGAACTAAAGACTGATGAATGAGTAATGACCTGTGTGAAGAGCCTGAGGGAGGGGGCGCTGGGGTCTTTGGTGAACTTGGGGACGCTGTCGACCAAGAACAGCCTCCCAGCGTCTGGACCGCTGCTCAGGACGACAACACCATACTGAGGGACGGGTGtttcctgtggggggggggtgtccagtGTGGGGTGTGTCCTGTGTGGGGGGTGtcctgtgtgggggtgtgtcctgtgtggggtgtgtcctgtgtgggggtgtgtcctgtgtgggggtgtgtccaGTGTGGGGGGTGtcctgtgtgggggtgtgtcctGTGTGGGGGGTGtcctgtgtgggggtgtgtcctgtgtggggtgtgtcctgtgtgggggtgtgtcctgtgtgggggtgtgtctaGTGTGGGGGGTGtcctgtgtgggggtgtgtcctgtgtggggtgtgtcctgtgtgggggtgtgtcctgtgtgggggtgtgtctaGTGTGGGGGGTGTCCAGTGCGGGGGTTGtcctgtgtgggggtgtgtctaGTGTGGGGGGTATCCTGTGTGGGGGTGTTTTCTGAAGGTGTGTACTCACCTGTGGGCACCGGTGTGGAAGGGCGGAGTAGTGACGGTGTAGGTGAGCTCACTATCAGGAGACTCCTGGTCCACAAAGTGAAGATGCTGTCGTGTAATATGGACGACTTCGGTTTCCACGACAACGAGACAGCGGCTGGAGCCGGGAGCCTCCTTAGGCGGCTGGTCTGGAACCGGCTCAATGTGCACCAGCACCACCTGCGTCACGGCAACACCGTTAGCGACCCCTCAGTCAGTTAGTATTATAGGATGctgatgaatgtttttaaaaaggtttattTCTGTCTAACGTATTAATAGTTTTTCTAAAGGCCTCAGTCGGTTGTTCTTCCATCACTTTAGTTTATAACATTTTTACATCGTCCATATTGTCAGAATTTGGAGGGCTACCTAGTATCTGATTGGCTACCTCAGGTGCCATCCCATAATGTTAGTGATTAACAGTTGAAaccatgtgtttttgtttgtacaaTGATTCTACAACGAGTTTCTTGATCCCTTAAGATTCATCTGACAGAACCACCGTCAAAGGTAGAAAATAATCTCATGTTGGCCTAAAATAAAACCAGCATCCTCCGTAAGTATTTTATATAAATGATGGTACTTTTAGCATTAatgtacattttgtgtttttttattttccagaaaCACAACTTGTTTTCTACATGAGTCTCTTTTCTTCCGTTTAAATTGTAAAATCTAATAATGTCATCGTAAAATGTCCATCGGTTAGCTCCTCAGTTCAACGTGTTCAGCTTGTGCTACATGACTGTAAACTAAGGGGCTCCACGCTGCAGTGTGGGGGTGTTTCCTGTGTGGGCGTGTTTACATGTAaacatgtgtttacatgtaaacacatgttTACATGTAAACATGCTTCATTAATGGTGTTCCAGTACTAAACGTCTCAGTGAAGCCACTAAACTGGTTTCCAGTTACCCACCTGAGACTCTGACAGGTTTGGCGGGTCATGGAAGTCTGACAGCACCACCTCGAAGGAGTCGTCAAACACCTGGTGACCCAGGTGTCGGTAGTAGACCAGGGACTGGGACAGGTCCTTCTGCAGGAAGTGTGTCACAGGATAACCTGGAATTAAACCAACAAGAACACCACATGGATGCtataaaaaaaaggacatttccATATGAAACTAAATAAACGCCCCCCACTCTCCTGACCTGTGAGGCCTGGTCCTGGGACTTTCATGAGCTCTCCTGCCTGGGGGGGGCGGGTGATGTTGAAGAGGATGTAGTCGTCGCTGGAGTCGGTGTCCGCCGCCTGCAGCGTGGAGCCCCTCAGTAACGCCGTCTGGccctcacacacctccagcAGCATGTTGGTGACGAGCAGGGGGGGGCTGTCGTCCTTCGGCAGAACCTTGATGGGGAACTTGTGTCGGGTGTGGTGGCGGCCGTCGGTGATGCGGAGGATGATGAAGTCTTTGGTGGAGTCgctgtcgtcatggtgataGCAGACCACACCCGCTTTGATGTCCTTCACACTGAACATGAAAGCCTTTCCTcctgagtcagagtcagacaaAAGGTCAGTTTAATCACCTgctgatggaggaggtggagctaACCTCTAGAAGGCCCCTCCCTCTAGTGGCATTATAGGCTAATGCTCGTGAAatcaaaaccacatttcccataatcctTGTTTTGCCTTTCATGAAACTACAACTTAGGCGACATCTTCTAGTTTTCCAGAGTGAAACGTTTTAAAAGAGTGTAATAATGTGTTCCTCTGTGGCCACAGGCTAAACTCCATGAAGCATGAAGGTCTTAGGGCACAGCAGTAACATGCTAACGCTAAAATAGTATGAGAAAATGCGAGAATCTTATCAATATCAAAAATTATCAGCTTTTTTCTGAGGGCTTGTTCAAACTACTGTTAGCAGACATTAGCATGTTGTCGGCGTTGCTAACACTCCAGTGCTGGTTGTTTCATTTCTTGAAAACACGACTCGTGcctgaaaatattttatcttttattattCTGTACCTGTATCTGCATCAAATTATACAAGGTTTTAATTTATGACAGACTGAATATTCATGACCTGTTTCATTACGATTCCACGATTTCTGTTCCAGATATCATGAacaggtcaacaaaaacaaaataaagttaaaaatgaattcCTTGATCTGTATAAACTGAACCTTGATGGATTTGTCTGCTCTCAGAGCCCTGGACCGTCACACTGTGAGTGGCAGTGggctgttagccgttagctttaCTGTACAGACAAACTCAAACTGATGTTAACCCTTTAATTCCAGAGCGGATGTTGGGTTTCAGTACCGTTAACGGTCAGCCGTCCGTGCTGGAGGCCGTCCACCGTGATGAGACGAACAGCATTCAGGTTGTCGTTGTCCACAATCTGGAGCTGCTCCCACATTATTGGTCGGGACTGACCCTCCAGAAGACTGAGTCCTGGGGGGCAAAACGGAGAACAGCTGATTCTCATGTGGTAAAGTCCCGTGGGCGGTGTTCTATGCAGACGACACGTCTCTACCAAGAGATGGTTCTCAGAGTCTCTGACGGTCTCCAAGCTGTGTCCAGACTGTCAATCATGTTTCTACTCTGTCTCTTTGTtggacatccatccatccatccatccatccctccatccacccacccatccacccatccatccaccaatccacccatccatccacccacccatccctccatccacccacccatccacccatccatccatccatccatccatccatccacccacccacccatccatccatccatccatccatccacccatccatccatccatccatccatccacccatccatccatccatccatccatccacccatccatcttcttgtagacgagacaacCAAACCACAGTCATCTTGTCTACAGACACTTATCTGCGATGGgatcatgggtctgctggatcTCAACTTGCTACGGGGGAGAGGTGGGGTGTACCTCGGCTGAAACGCCAGGTCATCtcagggccacacaaaagacaaacaacacacacacaaactcacacctacGTGCAATTtaggaacccagagagaactcacgcagacGTGGGGAGAAGCTACAAACTCTGCATAGAAAGAAATGAAGCGTGGAACCTGCTGTGAGACAACCCTGTGCTACCAGCAGAAGATATCTGAAAACGCTCCGATGAAAGTCACTTAAAAATGAATTCTTTACATCTTCAACAGCTCGGTGTCATTAAAACACCACAGCAGGCAGGTACACAGgtgtgtctgttaaagcacaGCATTCCAGGAGCTCTGACTGTCCAGTTGAACTTTCAGACCCGATACAAAAAGCCTGCGATAgtgaaatcatttgaaaatgaatttggCATAAGGTTTGTTttgtgggcggcacggtggcgcagtggttagcgctgctgcctcacaacacggcggacccgggttcgagtcccgctctgtgcggagttcgcatgctctccccctgtctgcgtgggttctctccgggttctccggcttcctcccacctccaaaagcatgcgcttcaggttgattggccggtcccaaattgaccatgtgagtgtgtgtgtgagtggttgtttgtttctgtgtggctccgcggtacactggcgtcgtgcccagagtgtcccccgcctcacgccctgagactgccaggataggcactggctaccccgcgacctgcgttagcggattaagcgggttggaagattgGAAGGggaggtttgttttgttttaattgtgtgtttgcagtgtgACTCGGTTACCCATGTTCCACGACACTCTGGGTGCGTTGGTGTCGGCGTTCCGTACAGAGATGTGGACGGTTATTGAAGGACTCTTCTCGAAGAAAAAATCATGAACCTCAAATTCCACCTGTGTAGGAAAGATGGCAGAGCTTTGAAGACACCACAGACATGAGCTGACTGGTTTAtagacagaagaaacaaatgGAAAGGACACTACCTCATAGTTCCGGCGTTGGCTTTGTGACGCGTTGGGGGGTTGATACCCGATGAGCATGTCATTGAGGTCCAgccaggtgaaggaggagactGGACGGGTGTGGTCAGACAGGTGTGTGATGAATCCATCCTCCGGGGGTTTGGTGATGTTGAAAACCAGAAGCTGCTTGACAGTTTCCTCATCTTCAGCATCCAGCGTTGCCGTGGAGACTGGAGTGAGGATGAACTGGTCCACCTCCAGGATAAACATGGACATGAAGGATGCTTTGGGGGGCTGGTTGGGCATCGCCCCGACTATCTTCACCGGAACCCAGGCCTGTTCAGACTACACAAAGGAGATACAATGACCACaatggagatgagatgagataaaatgagatgagataatCCTTTCttcgtcccacagtggggaaattttcaGTTTGAAACCAGCATCCAAAGCGTGATGTCACCTGATATAAAGTCCCACTCCTGGTGTCCTTGAGGTCCAGTCTGATGGTGATGTAGTCTACATCAGGAGAGGGGGGGTCTATGTGTTGATACCTGAGCCCCATTAACAGGAAGTCATCACAGGTGACTTTAGTGAACTTCACCAGCTTCAGACCCTTCAGGCAGTCTTCAGATTTGCACATGGCTCTGGCTTTATTATCTAGATTAGCACACAACCATAAAAATAATCCACGTGTTATAGTCTTTATATagtttacattttgtatttaatagACTTTCTTTTAGGtatgttatttatttctatatgaTCCTGTTGGACATGCATGAATGGAGTCTCATGAAGATGGTGTTGGCCTACAAAGGGTAGAAGTACTTCTAGTATGACTATAACTACCACCATCACCTGGGGTAGTTGTGGCCGTACTTCTACACATTTGACTtatatttgacatattttccattgatccttctttctttctggatCAGTCCAGTCTCTTCTGTTAGTCTCCTGATGTGTCTCCATCAGCGGTGAGACACGAGGGGTCAGGGCGTACCTAGCTGCTGGCGTAGGTGGATGAAGCTCTCTGGCTCGTCCCCTCTCTTGGTAGCCTGTTCCGGCTCCCCGGTGACCAGCTGGCCGTGAGCGGGCAGGTGTGTGTCGGTGCTGCTCAGGTGGACGCTACACTCCAGGCTTGTTCTCCTCTCGTAGTGGAACGACAACACGTTACCGTCCACGACGTCAGAGAAGCCATAGAACTCAGGAACCAGCAGAGGTTTGGGCCCCAGTCTGATGATGCTGCAGGCAGGCTGAACAACATCCACGTGGAGAGAAAACACCTCCATGTGTGTCTCCGTCTCCGTGAACCTGGAAAAGACTCGTCAGTCATGCAGGGACAGGTTAGAGAAGGAGAGTCTTCCTGTCCTCCACTGCTCACCTGTACAGGCGCAGCTTGACGGTGTCCTCCTCCAACAACGGACAGCCGTTGTGGACGTACCTGACCTCATCAGTCAGATAGTGGCAGTCAAACACCTGAGGAACGACCAGATCATCAGACACGTGATTGGCTGGACGACACAGCGTGGAACTCATCCGGTTCCCTCAA is from Antennarius striatus isolate MH-2024 chromosome 23, ASM4005453v1, whole genome shotgun sequence and encodes:
- the frem1a gene encoding FRAS1-related extracellular matrix protein 1a isoform X1, which produces MGSRGQTLAWSLFPVLLLGMTCLSHGSLVKVNKGLKVKRGQAAYLREGDLQFHIPRQKDGCKLEVVLNEPITQRVGKLLPQVFDCHYLTDEVRYVHNGCPLLEEDTVKLRLYRFTETETHMEVFSLHVDVVQPACSIIRLGPKPLLVPEFYGFSDVVDGNVLSFHYERRTSLECSVHLSSTDTHLPAHGQLVTGEPEQATKRGDEPESFIHLRQQLDNKARAMCKSEDCLKGLKLVKFTKVTCDDFLLMGLRYQHIDPPSPDVDYITIRLDLKDTRSGTLYQSEQAWVPVKIVGAMPNQPPKASFMSMFILEVDQFILTPVSTATLDAEDEETVKQLLVFNITKPPEDGFITHLSDHTRPVSSFTWLDLNDMLIGYQPPNASQSQRRNYEVEFEVHDFFFEKSPSITVHISVRNADTNAPRVSWNMGLSLLEGQSRPIMWEQLQIVDNDNLNAVRLITVDGLQHGRLTVNGGKAFMFSVKDIKAGVVCYHHDDSDSTKDFIILRITDGRHHTRHKFPIKVLPKDDSPPLLVTNMLLEVCEGQTALLRGSTLQAADTDSSDDYILFNITRPPQAGELMKVPGPGLTGYPVTHFLQKDLSQSLVYYRHLGHQVFDDSFEVVLSDFHDPPNLSESQVVLVHIEPVPDQPPKEAPGSSRCLVVVETEVVHITRQHLHFVDQESPDSELTYTVTTPPFHTGAHSGPDAGRLFLVDSVPKFTKDPSAPSLRLFTQHAVNFMKVAYMPPVVDIGPYPQQIQFVLSVTNHLGKTVTGICFNITVVPVDNQPPQVVTNPLTVDEGGGVLVSSENLLLADVDSMEEDLQVQLQRKPQHGSLSRGGLLLKPGQAFTAQDLKSLKVRYDHDGSETLVDNIEFLTTDGTNSAACVLQVKVNPINDEVPVLVAGLQPVLSCAEGQEVVITTEFIYATDADSDNNTLSFLIARQPYHGVVLRGGVIIDRFIQADVSAGVITYRHTGLEIGLTPRNDIITFVISDGETESSGKTSSTAELRDGLPVYDLHITVFPVDSQPPALTAGDMFTVDEGGTAPITASHLKASDVDTVLYKLVVSLVSPPQFGYIENVLPSPGFEKSNTGISIASFSYKDIIDGHVNYVQSRHQRMEPTADQFMLCVSDGKHSSAHVPFYIIINPTNDEVPEFMARNITVLEGEMKQLDSSVLSVMDLDVPENVLLFIVVTSPKYGSIIDRSHKKTVHKRQEASPLSPVTDFTMTDLINGMDLMYKHDDSENMEDSFTIQVTDGNHKVHRQVMVQVLPVNDEEPRIIRNNGLEVEPGETRIISSVTLFTEDTDTPSSDIMYMFERVPTQGLLQIKEGQDWLTLKPGTNCTQDRVDMNLLHYVHTGLHAAHTHDFFVFYVSDGENQSPPQHFHISVRDLEKGNIALLVKPVNVSRGDRVVLTTDVLLATDGTEKPEELLYVITSPPAQGHIEYIKHPGLAISTFSQMDVAANMVAYVHDNRGSKPKETVQFLVSNGKTSRNGSCEITVEMVDRILPSLSSIKGLSVPQGSSMILGPDHLALSDPDTPPIGLIFTVLQPPRYGRLLVRGDTLTAGSNFTQRDLQDLEVTYEHDGGPSQIDQFTFTASDSTNRGFLLDGRSQTAPMFFTIQIIPLDQSSPELVRLLPLWKAVSLGDGRYGIFVTSHELRAQDSESREEELKFSIIRQPYFGYLENITTGGFVPQRFCQTDLNKRSIVYVINPDRESLTDSLEFTASDALGNTGPTHRLEFSWSSVELTQPEYSVCEEQGTLSLDIIRKGNLDESSYVTVKVKEVTATAGQDFLIRPSSLIQFDPGVSKKSWQTEIIEDHLEEADEMFEVMLDSPEGTVMGSISKARITIGSSGSWMAGECQLDRDREAPVLGGKEVRSDTYPQHGSIQVEKLPLGTGAIIWTRGDTIPPPEGHVPKRKLKVLGNPKSIAPSSVFYNGTDTVFTYHGITQMQVVDDTFPSRKGRKANIRVVNRGAQRQASAASIKSKSDRRNFSKTQKTEPKRTRVTPHHSQSKPCVPELMGLLHFNTTTNQLFHCNGVSWRPWAPTDQMVGAQACPRGWTFHGGHCYALSTEQKVTWSSANRACREKYKGTLVSILSRAEMDWLWDFSGRKPFWIGLNDREGRGRWEWVGGEPVSYTNWRKTPPRSKMKDRRKCVLVWRRAKWQIRDCRSSRGHRFVCWVKT
- the frem1a gene encoding FRAS1-related extracellular matrix protein 1a isoform X2, whose product is MGSRGQTLAWSLFPVLLLGMTCLSHGSLVKVNKGLKVKRGQAAYLREGDLQFHIPRQKDGCKLEVVLNEPITQRVGKLLPQVFDCHYLTDEVRYVHNGCPLLEEDTVKLRLYRFTETETHMEVFSLHVDVVQPACSIIRLGPKPLLVPEFYGFSDVVDGNVLSFHYERRTSLECSVHLSSTDTHLPAHGQLVTGEPEQATKRGDEPESFIHLRQQLDNKARAMCKSEDCLKGLKLVKFTKVTCDDFLLMGLRYQHIDPPSPDVDYITIRLDLKDTRSGTLYQSEQAWVPVKIVGAMPNQPPKASFMSMFILEVDQFILTPVSTATLDAEDEETVKQLLVFNITKPPEDGFITHLSDHTRPVSSFTWLDLNDMLIGYQPPNASQSQRRNYEVEFEVHDFFFEKSPSITVHISVRNADTNAPRVSWNMGLSLLEGQSRPIMWEQLQIVDNDNLNAVRLITVDGLQHGRLTVNGGKAFMFSVKDIKAGVVCYHHDDSDSTKDFIILRITDGRHHTRHKFPIKVLPKDDSPPLLVTNMLLEVCEGQTALLRGSTLQAADTDSSDDYILFNITRPPQAGELMKVPGPGLTGYPVTHFLQKDLSQSLVYYRHLGHQVFDDSFEVVLSDFHDPPNLSESQVVLVHIEPVPDQPPKEAPGSSRCLVVVETEVVHITRQHLHFVDQESPDSELTYTVTTPPFHTGAHSGPDAGRLFLVDSVPKFTKDPSAPSLRLFTQHAVNFMKVAYMPPVVDIGPYPQQIQFVLSVTNHLGKTVTGICFNITVVPVDNQPPQVVTNPLTVDEGGGVLVSSENLLLADVDSMEEDLQVQLQRKPQHGSLSRGGLLLKPGQAFTAQDLKSLKVRYDHDGSETLVDNIEFLTTDGTNSAACVLQVKVNPINDEVPVLVAGLQPVLSCAEGQEVVITTEFIYATDADSDNNTLSFLIARQPYHGVVLRGGVIIDRFIQADVSAGVITYRHTGKTSSTAELRDGLPVYDLHITVFPVDSQPPALTAGDMFTVDEGGTAPITASHLKASDVDTVLYKLVVSLVSPPQFGYIENVLPSPGFEKSNTGISIASFSYKDIIDGHVNYVQSRHQRMEPTADQFMLCVSDGKHSSAHVPFYIIINPTNDEVPEFMARNITVLEGEMKQLDSSVLSVMDLDVPENVLLFIVVTSPKYGSIIDRSHKKTVHKRQEASPLSPVTDFTMTDLINGMDLMYKHDDSENMEDSFTIQVTDGNHKVHRQVMVQVLPVNDEEPRIIRNNGLEVEPGETRIISSVTLFTEDTDTPSSDIMYMFERVPTQGLLQIKEGQDWLTLKPGTNCTQDRVDMNLLHYVHTGLHAAHTHDFFVFYVSDGENQSPPQHFHISVRDLEKGNIALLVKPVNVSRGDRVVLTTDVLLATDGTEKPEELLYVITSPPAQGHIEYIKHPGLAISTFSQMDVAANMVAYVHDNRGSKPKETVQFLVSNGKTSRNGSCEITVEMVDRILPSLSSIKGLSVPQGSSMILGPDHLALSDPDTPPIGLIFTVLQPPRYGRLLVRGDTLTAGSNFTQRDLQDLEVTYEHDGGPSQIDQFTFTASDSTNRGFLLDGRSQTAPMFFTIQIIPLDQSSPELVRLLPLWKAVSLGDGRYGIFVTSHELRAQDSESREEELKFSIIRQPYFGYLENITTGGFVPQRFCQTDLNKRSIVYVINPDRESLTDSLEFTASDALGNTGPTHRLEFSWSSVELTQPEYSVCEEQGTLSLDIIRKGNLDESSYVTVKVKEVTATAGQDFLIRPSSLIQFDPGVSKKSWQTEIIEDHLEEADEMFEVMLDSPEGTVMGSISKARITIGSSGSWMAGECQLDRDREAPVLGGKEVRSDTYPQHGSIQVEKLPLGTGAIIWTRGDTIPPPEGHVPKRKLKVLGNPKSIAPSSVFYNGTDTVFTYHGITQMQVVDDTFPSRKGRKANIRVVNRGAQRQASAASIKSKSDRRNFSKTQKTEPKRTRVTPHHSQSKPCVPELMGLLHFNTTTNQLFHCNGVSWRPWAPTDQMVGAQACPRGWTFHGGHCYALSTEQKVTWSSANRACREKYKGTLVSILSRAEMDWLWDFSGRKPFWIGLNDREGRGRWEWVGGEPVSYTNWRKTPPRSKMKDRRKCVLVWRRAKWQIRDCRSSRGHRFVCWVKT